From Kitasatospora sp. MAP12-44:
CGAAGGCCGCGCCGACGCCGATCGCCTGCTTGCCCAGCTGTGTCAGGCCGCCGCCGTAGAACAGGCCGTTTGCCCCGGCCGGGTTGATCGACCTGGTGGCGAACAGCCCGACCGCGAGGGCGCCGAACACGCCGCCCACCAGGTGCACGCCCACCACGTCCAGGGCGTCGTCGTAGCCGAGGCGGTGCTTCCAGTCGACGGCGAACTCGCACAGCACGCCGGCCGCCGCCCCGATCGCGAGCGCGCCGAGCGGACTGACGAACCCGGCGCACGGCGTGATCGCGGCCAGGCCGGCGACGGCACCCCCGGCCGCGCCGACCGTGCTGGTCCTGCCGTGTCGGAGCCTCTCCACGGCCAGCCAGCCGAGCAGCGCCGCGGCGCCCGCGGTGTTCGTGTTGAGGAACGCGCTGGCGGCCAGCTCGTTGGCGCCGAGGGCGGAGCCGCCATTGAAGCCGAACCAGCCGAACCACAGGATCCCCGCGCCGACCAGCATCAGGGGCAGGTTGCTCTGCGGCATCTGCCGGCTCGGCCAGCCGTTGCGCTTGCCCAGGACGACCGCCATGACAAGCGCGGCGGCGCCCGCAGTGGTGTGCACGACGATCCCTCCGGCGAAGTCGAGCACGCCGAGTCGGGCGGCCCATCCGGTCGGTGAGAATATCCAGTGGGCGACCGGGCTGTAGACCAGCAGTGACCACAGGACGACGAACGGCACGAACGTGCTGAACCGCCAGCGGTCCGCCGTGGCCCCGGTGATGAGCGACGGGGTGATCACGGCGAACATCATCTGGTAGACGACGAAGACCAGCGGCGGAATGGCCATTGCACTGCTGCCGGTGAAGCCGGGAACCACCTGGTCCAGATGGGCGAGACCGGCGAAATGCAGATCGCCGATGAATCCGTCGCCCTTTCCGAAGGCGAGGGTGTAGCCGACCAGTACCCACGCCACGCTCACCAGCGCGATGGCCATGAAGTTCTGCATCAACATACTCATGACGTGCTTCGCGCGGACCATGCCGCCGTAGAAGAACGCGACGCCCGGCGTCATGAAGAGGACGAGTGCTGCGCTGACCAGTACCCAGGCGGTCGAACCGGAGTCGACCCGTGCGAAGTCAAATGTCATGAGGCCTTCCGAGGCCGGATGCGGATGGCGCGGATCAGGGGTTCGACGCGCGCCGACGGGCTGGAGCCCGGCCGAACCGTCCTCGGGGTCTCCGCAGGGGGCGAGCGGGCGCCGGATGGAAAGATAGGCCCAGCCGTCGCGTTCGCTCAGTCACGGGATGGCAAAAAAGTGCTCAGCGCCGTTGCTGCGGCCGCCTGTTGGGGAATTGCGGCAGGTCACCGCGCCTGACGGCAGATTCTGGCCGGCCCGAATCACCCCCGCCTGCCCGGCCCGCCGCAGCGGACGGCGGGGGATCCTGCGGAGTGTCGAGGGCGATGGCCCGGAAGGCATCGCGCTACTGCTCACCGTTCCCGTGGCGGGTGTTCAGGCAGAGTGCCCAGACGTCGGTGTAGGTGTTCGGGGAGGGCGACCCCCCGGCGTGGACGGTGGCCGTCCAGGAGGCAGGTGCGGGGGTACC
This genomic window contains:
- a CDS encoding ammonium transporter; the encoded protein is MTFDFARVDSGSTAWVLVSAALVLFMTPGVAFFYGGMVRAKHVMSMLMQNFMAIALVSVAWVLVGYTLAFGKGDGFIGDLHFAGLAHLDQVVPGFTGSSAMAIPPLVFVVYQMMFAVITPSLITGATADRWRFSTFVPFVVLWSLLVYSPVAHWIFSPTGWAARLGVLDFAGGIVVHTTAGAAALVMAVVLGKRNGWPSRQMPQSNLPLMLVGAGILWFGWFGFNGGSALGANELAASAFLNTNTAGAAALLGWLAVERLRHGRTSTVGAAGGAVAGLAAITPCAGFVSPLGALAIGAAAGVLCEFAVDWKHRLGYDDALDVVGVHLVGGVFGALAVGLFATRSINPAGANGLFYGGGLTQLGKQAIGVGAAFGYTVAVTLVIALVLKRLIGDRVSEEEEERGLDLSHHGETAYVLTEP